TGGCGGTATCGGTGACGTCCGACCTCGTCGGCCGCTTCAACGCCGCCGAGCTCGCCAAGGCCGCCGTCATCGCCATGGGCGGCCAGGGCGCCGGCGGCAAACCCGACTTCGCCCAGGGCGGCGCCCCGGACGACAGCAAGGCGGCCGATGGCGTGGCGGCGGTGAAGGCGGCGCTGGCGTAGACGGCAGCGCTTGAAAAATCCTCCTCCGGCAGGCCGAAGGCCTGACGGGGGAGGGGGACCGCGCGCGCAGCGCGTGGTGGAGGGGGCAGCGCCGGCCCCCGACGACTATCCGGAACGCCGTCATCGCCGCCCGCGCCAGAACGCAGCTAGTCCCAACCGCCGGCGCTGCCCCCTCCACCACCGGCCCTAAGTCGGGCCGGTGGTCCCCCTCCCCCGTGACGCTTCGCGCCCCGGAGGAGGATTTTGGCGGTCGTCGACAGCGGCGAGAATGGTCATCACGGCGGAGTCCATATCGCGGAGAACCAACGACGCCGGCAGGCGGAGGACGCGAAAGCCCTGGCCAACCAGCCAGGCGTCGCGAGCTTCATCTCGATCAGGGCGATCACCGAAGTAGTGTGACTGCCCATCGATCTCGATAACCAGCCTGCGGGCCCCGCAATAGAAATCCGCTACGTAGGGACCGATCGGCTGCTGGCGGCGAAAGCGGATGCTCTCGACCTTGCAACGTCGCAGAGCCTGCCAGAGCAAAACCTCTGGCAAGCTCATCTCCCGTCTCAGCGCCCGCGCCAGACCGACAGTCGTCCGCCGTCCGCGCATGTCACGCCGCCGCGAACAGCGCGATCTTGTTTCCCGTCGGATCCCGCAGATACGCCCCGTAGAACCCCGGCGTGCCCGGCGGCCGATGCCCCGGCGCCCCCTCGTCAGTCCCACCGGCGGCGAGACCGGCGGCATGGGCCGCATCGATCTCGGCCGCCGTCTGGGCCTGATAGGCGATCATGATGCCGTTGCCGGGGCGGGCCGGCTGGCCGTCAAAGGGCGGGCAGATGGCCGTGTGGCAGTCAGCAAAGCCCTCGCCGCCGCCCTTGGGGCCGTAGCCGATCCAGCCGCCGCCTTCCGTGCGGCGGTCATGGCCGAGCGCGTCGAACACCGCGTCGTAGAACCTGCCCGATTGCTCGCTGTCGAGCGCCCCGATGGTGACATAGCCGATCATGAAAACCTCCCGTGTCTGAGGAGGAGACCGTACGCCCAAATCGGAACAAAACAAGAACTATCGTTCGCCTTCCGGCAGCTGCACATGCACCAGCTTCCAGGCGAACAGGCTGCGGCGCTCGAAGGTCAACAGGGTCACCTTCTCCGGCGCGTCCGGCCGCTTGACCGCGAACCGCACCCGCTCCAGCCCGAAGTAGGCCACGCCCGGCCAAGGGCCGCTGACCATGCCCTTGGCCCCGCTCATGAAACTGCCGTCCGGCTTTTCCTCAGGCGGGGCCGTGTCCGGGGCATAGCCGCGGAGCACGTCGCCGAGCCCGGCGACGGTGACGTAGCGGTCGACCTTCGGCGGCTGCGGCGCGACATCCTTCCAGGCCCGCTTCAGCGCCCCGACCGGATCCTGCCAGATGGTCGGCGGCTCGGCCGTGCGGGTGCTGTCTGGGTCCAGCTGGCCGGCCAGGCTCTTGCGAACGGCGGGGAAGTCGACGAGCTGGCTCATCGCCGTCACGTCCTCGGCCACGGTGGCGGCCCGCAGGGCCCGGTAGCTGTAGAAGGGCGCCGCCACGAAGGCGATGGCGAAGACCGCCAGGGCGAGCAGGATGAGACGGAAGAGGGTGTTGCGCATGGCCCCATTCAGAGGGCCAAACCGCGCGGCCTGCAAGGGTGCTCCCTCCCGGCGCGTGTCTCAGCCGCTCTGACAGGCGGCCAGGGTTTCGGCCACCAGGTCGGCGTGGCTCATGGCCAGGAACCGGGCTGCGTCCTCGACCCAGTCGATGCGGGCCTCCGGAAGGATCGCGCGCCAGACCGCGTGGGTCCGGACGGGATCGTGCAGGAAGTCCTGCCGGCTGAGCAACACCCGCCAGTGGGCGGCGTTTTCCAGCGGTGCGGACGTCCAGCGGCCTATGGCCGTCTGCTCGGCCACATAGCCGGAGATCCGCCCGGTCGCGAACATCCGGAAGCCCCGCCGGTAGTCCGCCAGGTTGCGCGGATCGGAGAAGGTGGCCAGGTCCAGCGGGCTGCCTTCGACCGACTTCAGCATGATCCGTTTGGACTGGTCGGTGGAGAGGTTGGCGACAATCAGTCTGACCAGCCCCTCGATCAGGTCCGGATGCCGCAGATAGGCCTCCTGCAGGGCGCCCACCGGCCCGCGTCGTCGGTCGTGCGAGGCGCTGGCCGGGTCCGGGTTGACCAGCAGCACGCGGCCCATCGTCTCCGGGGCCAGTCGGGCCATGGCCACCGCCACCTGGGCGCCGCCCTTGGCCACCACATCGACGCGCTCGAGCTTCAGATGGCGCAGGAACAGCCGCACGTCATCGACGGCGGCGTCGAACGGCGCGGCCCTGGCCCGCGCCTTGTCGGGATGCGGATCGGTCAGGCCGAACCCCGGCCGGTCGAGACTGAGGGGCCGGAAGCCCCTGGCCTGCAGGGCCGCCACCAGCCGGCTCGGGGCCGGCCGCGAGGCGGAACTGGAATGCAGAACCAGCACCGGCCGTCCCGACCTCGGTCCATAGTCGCTGTAGGCCACCTGGCTGCCGTCCGGCCGGCGGAACAGGCTGAAGGGCTCTACGGTGTCGCTGTCCAGCTGCGCCTCGCCGTGGGTGGCGTCGGTGATCAGGGCGAGGGCGCGCGCCTCGGTCACCGCCCGGGCCAGGGCGGCGGCCGACCTGACGCCCATGGCCTCGAAGATGACCTCCAGTTCCTTCTTGGCGGTGGCTTCGGAAATTCCCGCCGCCGCCGCGGCCTCGGCCCGGGTGAGGCCCTCGGAGATCCGCAGCGCCAGGCTGGCCTGCCTGGCCGACAGGCCCCAGACGTCGGTCAGCTCCGCCGCCCCGGCTTCGCCCTGCGGCCAGACCCCGAACGACAACCGCACCAGCCGCTCGATGAAGCCGGTGATGCGGGGCGCCCCGACCCGCTTCATGGCGTCGAAGGCGACCTTTCGGGCGGTCTGGTAGGAGACGCCGGCCTGCCGCGCCGCGCCGCGAACATCGCCACTTCGCACCAGGCCGATGGCGACGCGGGTCTGCAGGTCGGTCAGGCCGAACGCCCGGCAGACGTCGGCCAGCACCTGAGCGGCCGACAGGGCCCCGACGACGACGATCACCGCCGCCGCCCGGTCGTCCTCGAGGCAGTCGATCGCCTCCTGAGGCAGGGCCCAGTCCCGGGCCCGCGCGACGGCGGCGTAGAGGGCGGTGGAGCGGCCGGCCGAGGCCTCGCCATGATCGATCAGCACCGTTCGGCGACTGCCCCCGGCGATCACCTCCGCCAAGACCGCTCGGTCCGGCGGGGTGCTGTCGAAGACCTGGCGCCAGGCGGCGTTGGCGAAAAGTGCCGACCCCAGCCGATCGACCACGGCCACCCCCAGCCGTTCGGCCCGCACCAGGGCGAACGCCGTCGTCGGCCCTCCCAGTCCCCGGGCGAAGTCACGCGAGCCGGAGCGCAGCAACTCGGTCAGGGCGGCGGATTCGTTGAGCCAGGGCTCGATCGAGCGACCTGGCAGGCTCTCGTCTTCCGCCAGGGGAGTCCGGTGATCCAACTGTCAGCCTCTTAAGCAACCAATACGCGCATTTACGTCAACTGAACGCGACGTAGTTTCACTGTGCTGGTGATCACCAATAGAGGATGTAGTGCGACGCAGGCCGTGACAAGGATCACGCTGTTATCTTCACGGCGGCGTTGTCGCGGTACTTATGAAACTCAAACTTGAGCGCCGACGGGGCGTGGCGCAGGGCGGGGAGACCCGCGGGCGGCAAGAAGAAGGGGCGGAGAGTTTCCTCGCCGCCCCCCGGTCTTCCTAGGCCTTGGCCATCGCCGCCTTGAGGTTCTCATCGACCTTGT
The nucleotide sequence above comes from Caulobacter sp. NIBR1757. Encoded proteins:
- a CDS encoding endonuclease domain-containing protein — protein: MRGRRTTVGLARALRREMSLPEVLLWQALRRCKVESIRFRRQQPIGPYVADFYCGARRLVIEIDGQSHYFGDRPDRDEARDAWLVGQGFRVLRLPASLVLRDMDSAVMTILAAVDDRQNPPPGREASRGRGTTGPT
- a CDS encoding VOC family protein, coding for MIGYVTIGALDSEQSGRFYDAVFDALGHDRRTEGGGWIGYGPKGGGEGFADCHTAICPPFDGQPARPGNGIMIAYQAQTAAEIDAAHAAGLAAGGTDEGAPGHRPPGTPGFYGAYLRDPTGNKIALFAAA
- a CDS encoding DUF2939 domain-containing protein, whose translation is MRNTLFRLILLALAVFAIAFVAAPFYSYRALRAATVAEDVTAMSQLVDFPAVRKSLAGQLDPDSTRTAEPPTIWQDPVGALKRAWKDVAPQPPKVDRYVTVAGLGDVLRGYAPDTAPPEEKPDGSFMSGAKGMVSGPWPGVAYFGLERVRFAVKRPDAPEKVTLLTFERRSLFAWKLVHVQLPEGER
- a CDS encoding alpha/beta hydrolase; translated protein: MDHRTPLAEDESLPGRSIEPWLNESAALTELLRSGSRDFARGLGGPTTAFALVRAERLGVAVVDRLGSALFANAAWRQVFDSTPPDRAVLAEVIAGGSRRTVLIDHGEASAGRSTALYAAVARARDWALPQEAIDCLEDDRAAAVIVVVGALSAAQVLADVCRAFGLTDLQTRVAIGLVRSGDVRGAARQAGVSYQTARKVAFDAMKRVGAPRITGFIERLVRLSFGVWPQGEAGAAELTDVWGLSARQASLALRISEGLTRAEAAAAAGISEATAKKELEVIFEAMGVRSAAALARAVTEARALALITDATHGEAQLDSDTVEPFSLFRRPDGSQVAYSDYGPRSGRPVLVLHSSSASRPAPSRLVAALQARGFRPLSLDRPGFGLTDPHPDKARARAAPFDAAVDDVRLFLRHLKLERVDVVAKGGAQVAVAMARLAPETMGRVLLVNPDPASASHDRRRGPVGALQEAYLRHPDLIEGLVRLIVANLSTDQSKRIMLKSVEGSPLDLATFSDPRNLADYRRGFRMFATGRISGYVAEQTAIGRWTSAPLENAAHWRVLLSRQDFLHDPVRTHAVWRAILPEARIDWVEDAARFLAMSHADLVAETLAACQSG